Genomic window (Amaranthus tricolor cultivar Red isolate AtriRed21 chromosome 7, ASM2621246v1, whole genome shotgun sequence):
AATAGGGAAACCAATAATGCAGGCTTCCCAAGAAGTTGACTCAACAAATGGTAGCAATTTTGTCACTAAAGAGTCCAATTTTGGAATTCAATATTTGTTGTTTTGGAATCATTCTTCTACAGATTTTGGTTGTTCCCAGATATTTGGCCTTCCGTGTTGTACAGTTTCTTATCAAATACAACGGGCATTACATAATTCCTTCATTATCTGCGAACTTTTCGAATACTTCAGATACTTTtctttcacttttttttatatgattctGTCATTAATTGTAGTAATTTGAGATTTAAATTTTCATCGTTCTCGAATTGAAGCAATTTGATATAATCGAATTGAGCTTTTGTTTTTGGTGTTTTTATAATTCTATTTGAAGTTAGGGTTTTGTTTTTCCTCAATTCAAGTGCTTTAGTTTGAGAATGAAGGAGGCGTTGATCTTGTGGtacttttcttttccttttcttttttttttggggattgtttaaattttagagaaaattattttaaactaccttttctatacccttgtttgtaaaaaactaccttatgtaattttttttgcaaaaaactaccttatgtaatatatattttgcaaaagactaccatTTAACGTTTTTTTGGGTTTGACCGTTGAAACTAACTGTTCACCTTCACGTGCAACTCACGTGATCTTTTATTCATtgccttcttcttca
Coding sequences:
- the LOC130818577 gene encoding fumarate hydratase 1, mitochondrial-like, with the protein product MPKPIIRVFGVLKECAGKVNMEHGLDSTIGKPIMQASQEVDSTNGSNFILVVPRYLAFRVVQFLIKYNGHYIIPSLSANFSNTSDTFLSLFFI